DNA sequence from the Carassius carassius chromosome 6, fCarCar2.1, whole genome shotgun sequence genome:
ttgtttttttcagcaagTACAGAAGAGAAGCTGAAAATCTATGAGGAGGCCTGGGAGAAATACCCTAAAGGCCTGGTACCTCGCAGATTACCACTCAGCTTCCTGTCTGGTAGGCAGTGTTTCCTAATAATATATCAGCTTCTTCTGCAAGTTGTACGTTTTTGAATGAAATTGTTTCTGTGTTGTTCAGGAGGTAGGTTTCGGGAGTGTCTAGATAGATATTTAAGAATGAACTTCAGTAAGGGCTGTCCTCCCGTCTTCACCACACTCCGATCTCTCTATCAGGACAAAGAGAAGGTGAGGACATAATCAATGCATACAGAACATACTAACTGGGGTTTAGGTCCAGAtgtgtttttcacattttgtttcaATTGCAGGTGTCAATAATTGAAGAATTAGTTGTTGGTTTTGAAACGTCCTTACGGAGCTGTCGAATGTTCAGCCCAGATGGTATGTTGatcttttttctttattccatttatttacttttttatggtTTGAAATATTAGGGCCATGTCATTTCTTTTTCTGTCAGTAAATTGTaaattgttttaatgtgtgtgtgtgtgtgtgtgtgtgtttgccaacAATATTTACACTGgccctgcaaaaaaaaagaaaaaagttgattttatcataatttttggccccttttttttctattctaataaataagtgtatatgaAACCAAACTTGTAGATACCAATTAaattggtttatatatatatatatacacacacacacacacacacacactcacacacacacacacatatacataaacctttttttttttttttttttacaaacattataatttttgcaatttttgaaaaatgtaaataatgaaaaACGTGACACTTTGGTGAGCCACCTGATGTGTTAGTGCATTAGTAGTATCTTTATTGGTTCTTTTGATGTCTACATGTAGATGATGGCAAGGAAGAGCCGCCCACTACATTACTCTGGGTGCAGTATTTCCTGGCTCAGCACTATGATCAGATCTTCCAGCACACCATGGCTCTCGAATACATCAATGCTGCCATTGAGAGCACACCCACTCTGATAGAGCTCTTCCTCATTAAAGCCAAGATATACAAGGTGATGTCCAAAACACATTGCATACAATTACCATTTTGGTAATTCTTTTAATTCAAATTGCAGTATGCTAATTGAAGCGATGATTGCAACAACTGTGTCTCACCAAACAGTGtgacaaattaaaagaaatgtagAATAATAAGGTGGGTTCAGTGATTTGATTGTCATATCccatttgtatttttctttaccAAGCATGCTGGGAACATCCGGGAGGCAGCTCGTTGGATGGACGAGGCTCAGGCCCTGGACACAGCAGATCGTTTTATTAACTCTAAATGCGCCAAGTACCTGCTTAAAGCAGGTCTGATCAAGGAGGCTGAGGAAATGTGTGCCAAGTTCACAAGGGTATGGGAAATGTGTGATTATATTGGTGTATATATTCTACTCACAGGTGTTTTGTGTGTAACTGCtctgttcctctctctctctctctctctctctctctctctctctctcaggaggGAGCGTCCGCGGTAGAGAATCTGAATGAGATGCAGTGCATGTGGTTCCAGACTGAATGTGCTCTGGCTTATAAATCCATGAAGAAATATGGAGAAGCGCTCAAAAAATGCCATGAGATTGAAAGGGTCAGTCATTTTTGCTTTGCCATTATATCATGGTATTTGTGTGCTGATTTTACCTCTTCATCTGATTAATTCGCTCTCACATTCGTTCATTACAGCACTTTGTAGAGATAACAGATGACCAGTTTGACTTCCATACGTATTGTATGAGGAAGATGACGCTGCGTTCCTATGTGGACCTGCTTAAACTGGAAGATGTGTTACGTATGCACCCATTCTACTTCAGAGCCTCACAAACCGCAATCCAAATCTACCTCAACCTGCATGACAACCCGCTTACGGATGACAGCAAGGAACTACAGGCTGATACCGGTAATATGCCATTAATATATGGAAGCCAGATTCTGCTACAGTTCTGACTTCTATCCTTGTAGGATTGTGAGGGGAAAAAAGTTGCAGTTACCTTTATTATTCCATGccagaaacgggcttccataaacTGAAGTAAGCTTTGTGTTTACcgtgttttctttaaaaataattgtgcTTAATGTTGCTTGGATTATCCAAACAGGGAACCTGACTGACAAAGAACTGAAGAAGTTAAGGAACAAGCAACGGAGAGCACAGAAGAAagcacagctggaggaagaaaaaaagaacGCGGAGAAAGAGAAACAGTTAAAgaaccagaaaaagaaaaaagaggatgATGACGAAGAGATCGGTGGACCTAAAGAGGAACTTGTACCAGAGAAACTGGCCAGGGTATGTATCTCTTTAGTAGCAATACCAAGGGGAAATTGGAAGAAATCCGAAGCCTGTTCTTTGTGCTTGgacaaaaaagtttttgtttctctttcatttttaaGGTGGAGAACCCATTAGATGAAGCTGTAAAGTTTCTGACACCCTTGAAAAACCTGGTGAAGAATAAGATAGACACACACCTCTTGGCCTTTGAGATCTACTTTAGGAAAGGTATATTCTTTACATCTCTGAACTCCATTCTCATCTCCATTTGTACAGTCTAATAATAgttcctttttttaaatgatccaTTTCTCTTAGTCAGAATACGAAACAAATTATCTGTGGCTACATCTCAACTTCTAATAGCTGCATAATTTCAGTGTTCCTCAATTTCCTCACAGAAAAGTACCTGTTAATGCTGCAGTCAGTGAAGAGGGCCTATGCAATAGACCCGGACCACCCTTGGCTTCACCAGTGTCTAGTGCGCTTCTTTAAAGGAGGTGAGTGAATGTACCCAGGGTGCCTCTTGCTATTGATTTGGTTGTATTTTCTTTACATTTGGTCAATCAGTCACGGTTATGTCTTAATTTGTTGCTTTTGACACCATGTTCACCTCCATGCATTGGTTGAATTGCAAATTTGGTTGGTAATGTGTTCATGTTGATTGGCTAACAGTGTCCGAAAGTAAAGAGCTTGCAGAATCGGTCAGCATGGTTCTCAAGCAGGAAATCTCCAGGCTGTTTGGGGAAAGTAATGCTAGGAACTTCAACCAGGCCTTCCTCACCAAGCACTTCAATTCCATCCCTCATCGAGTAGCAGGTGTGCATACGCAACTCTTTATAGGCACACAGCTTTTTTTTAACTGCTAATTTTTCGTGTTCAGTTTTCAGTTCCACCTGTTTTCTTCCTTTACAGCTGCCAAAATGATGTTCTACTTAGACCCTTCAACACAAAAGAAAGCCGTGGAACTGGCTGTAGCACTTGATGAATCACTGGACAACAGACATATTCAGGTACATAATGGGCTACATGACCTTAAGAGGATTTTACTAGCTGGTTAATGTATAAAATGTGATAAGAATGGACATGTTTAGGTAAGTAGTGTAAAACAATGGAAATAGATTGAGTTGAACCACATTGTATTGTAATTTACAGTTTTGTATATCGGAGTGATTTCCTTCACAATACTGAATTGACAAAAGAAAGCATTACGTAGTATTACTTGTATATATGATTAGGTAAATTTAGTATTACACACATATGATAACTTTGTTAAAATGATCCCAGTTCACATGCATCCACTAAATATGTTATAGTATGCATGTCAGGCCAGTAGTTGATATCGTCACTTTATAAAGAAAcactattttcagtttttagtaGAAAATGGCCCCAAGACACACTTCTCTGCTCCTTAAATAGAGAAAACAATAGCCTTTATAGACAGTGTTTCTTGAGTGACAAAATGCTGTAATTATTTAAACAACCAGTTCTTTATTTATCCTTGCATTGCGAACGAGCAGAGGCTGTCTCCAAACTGTGTGCATGCACGGTATTTCGTTCAAGGTAGATGTGGGGTGGGGCTTTGAGATTTTGTAGAAAATTTGATTATCCAGTGGAGGTATGAGCTTTAGTCATAGGctctttttaatacttttaaaagaCAGACATGAGGCACCAATAGCATAAAATTTTGAAATGTGGAGATATGAGGTCGATGAAGATGATgtctatgattttattttaatttcaattagtTGTGTAGCATCATTCCATTTTAGTTGTGCATTGTTTAATGAATTAACATCAACTCAAGAACCCCCTGCAGTTCCTTGACAAACCCCCAATTGGGAAACCCtagtatattacatatattactaTTTAATTTTTGCAGATTTGTACAGAGGTTTTGGAAAGCCTGCGTGATGGCAGCCTTGGAGAGGCTAAGGAAACCGCAGAGTTATACCGAGCAGAGTGTCAAAAGATCTACCCCTATACGCTGGCCTTCATGCCCCCAGGCTATGAGGAAAACATGAAGATTGCGGTCAATGGAGATGTCTCCACAGAAACTGAGGAGCTGGCCAATGATATGTGAAGATCTGAAGAGGATAAAGGACTGAGGGAGGAGATGGAATTGGAGGCAATGTGGCACCACCACTGTCAAACACCTGAGATGGTTGCAGTTGACTAATGCGATTCTGTGAGGAACTTCCTACGCCCCCAAAAATTGCAGTTAGGACTGACAGACAATGACTGTGTTTTGGAGTGGAGGAAGAAGGGGCGGGTGTTGGGGTGGGAGGAGAGAATAAAATGcccattttacttttttaactttGCTGATGACTACTCTCTAACTGAAAACTAGTCAAACATGCATCCCATTTTGAAATACAGTATGTCTGAATGCAAACTTTAAGCAATGGCGAGAGCAAATCCCATAGTCAACAAACCAGGCAAGAGAAGCGCACTCGAACCCATCTTCCCCCTGTTTTATTGAGtaatttatatgaaaaataaaagcttaaaaatGTTATGTGGCTCGTGCAAAAGATCTGGTTTGAGTTGGTGTGTAAAGGCAGCTGAATCATTGGACGTACTTTAGGGGAAAGACTGGACAtggacaggaagtgatgtcataaCAGGGAAGCGGCATGTGTGGAGGAGGCTGTATCCAACAAACAACAGTAAACTGTGATCCAGTCTGTGGAACTGACAGAAGAAACCTTTCCCCCTTTTCTCCTTCATCTTACTTCATTCTATTACTCTGTTTGATCCAGATGGGTTACAGTGTTCAAAGAAGAGTTTGTTGTATGATagattttttgtaataaaaaaatcagtgaGCGCACACATTTGGCACCAGTCCATGCACATCACTGTTCCTTCACATTGGCATCGAGTCTTCAAAGCATAGTAGATAACATGGATAAGTATAATTAGcctctatattttttatttatttattttttttaaatcttacactAGAAAACTAATTCTAGCTACTGAGAGGGATATGAAATAACCGTGGGCTGTTTTTGTTTCTGTCCAAGCTGGATGTCAGACTTCCCTTTTAAAAACTGTTCTTACCACCTTTTATTGTATGCATAATTGCATATATAAATTCATGACtgaaattaataattgtttttcaatatattgtaaaaatgagAGAGTTGATGTTTACTTCAATTACCTGCTTTGACGCCTTGTGAAGATGGGCTTTGAAAACGAATCCAAAGTTTCGTATTTAAAGGGGAAGTTCTTCTAATTTTACCATCAGTCATGGGCATGTGAGGAGTGCTCGAGCTTTCAGCCTCGTTTTAACATCCATTTCACATGTTTGATTCGCCACTGGAACGGTAGATGGATTCGTCCATAGAGAGCTCCGGTTCATCGACCGGTAACACGGTGCGCTGCCGTCGTACCTGTAAGATCATTGTGATTGGAGATGCCGGTGTCGGTAAGACCTGTCTGACTCACCGCTTCTGTACCGGACAGTTTCCCAGCAGAACAGAGGCTACGATCGGGGTGGATTTTCGTGAGAAAATTCTCGAGTTCGAAGGCGAGAAAATCAAAGTAAGACTTCTAAGTTTTGCGGTATTTTGCTTTATGATGAAACACGTTTATTTTGTGAGCTTATTACAAAGTTTTGCTTGGATGCATAAAGCTAATTTAGGCAATGAACTTAAATAGTTGCAAAAAACGCGATTAGAATCGGTTCTTTCGAAAGGCGTTTAAAAGGAAAAAGACGATTCGgcggtttttgtttttttacgtcATGCTGTAAAAGTTCAACATCACTTGCTTGGAGAGGAGTTCTACCTGTTAATGAAGtgtaattttctgtttttaatcaAGCCGTAATCATTATCAGAACCTTTTATTTGTAACGGTTAAGTGGCTTTTTAACCCATAAGTGAATCCTAAAAACACAAATTATCTTACTATTGGTTTACACAtcgtttaaatgaattaattggAGTCGTTTCAAAGAGACATTGCTAGTTAACGGTACTTCTTGAATTGTTGACTCATAAACTGAATGAATAATTTGGATTTACGACCCTGATGTCAGTACAATAACCGACTTAAATGTCTACTAACGTTACTTTAATTTTGAAGTTGTAACGTTAGATGGATTTATTGCTTGTGAATCCCGTAGAGGAACAAGAGCAAAAAGTGGGATTTCACCATGTTATAGAGATCTTTTCAAAATGAGGAATTGGACTTTACTTTAAGAGAAATAGTCCTAGGcacaaacattaaacaactgCCTTAAAGATAACcacattacattacttttgtgtAGCCTATACACATGCCTTTGTCTGAGAACAAATTAGGTTTGTGATTTAAGCGTGTCATGTTAATTTTAAGATGTTGTGTATATTTGAGCAGTACATTGGGATTTTCTACTTCTGCAAAGTCAGTGCAGCACTGTGTTGTTTATGAGTCTGTCTCCTGTCAACATCTTACGTAATATTTGTTGGCATATATGTTCCTGTTGTGATAAAGAAGTAATCAGATTTGTCCACAACTAAtttgcagtatttatttaaatgtatataattttttttttactaattttcaTTATAATACCCTCATTATACTAATAGTAGTGACTAATTACATATAGTCTGGATtccataatcagatttttttttttaattactttaattatattacattttaaaataggctAATCATAATCTggttacagttacttttttatttattacatattattcGTAAGTCTATGTCCTTGGAAGGCTTtggtctttcaaacacattaaaatgcacagaTTTACATGATTTcttatttacatgtaatgcagGGATTTCCCAAACTTTAAGGTCATAAATGATTAACACATTTGCATGCTCACAGTTTTCTGATGTTGGTAAATGACTACATGACATGAGggaaacaaaatgttttatttttattgttattttaaagagatttatttgaatttgggattttccattATTTAATTAGTAGCTTTTCATTTAAACTCacaaaccccctgcagttcctGCATGAACCCCATTTTATGAAACCTTGACTAAATGTTTAATGgttcattttcttaatttaacAATTAACCCTCAGATGGTTTCTGGAGTCTTTTCTGACCCCAAATGATTTTTGAGACTATAAAAACTGTTCTCTTatcatttgtcaaataaaatcatcCAAAATGCAGAACCAACACAAATATAAAGTGGTGACACTGACACCGacaatgtgtacacacacacacacacacacacaagttgtgAGGATATAAAACAACTGCTCTCttataattatttcaaaaaaatcatgcaaaatgcagaaccaccaaagagggagagagagtgagagagagaggacaggaTGAGACAAAACAAtttagcatgcacacacacacacaaacctgctcCAACCCCGTCTACAGAAGTCATGCGGTTTACCATGCTTACTGCCTGCAATGCATTGACATTTGCAATGCATTGACAATgcatagtaaaaaaaatactaaactttgacaaaaattcttttatttttgttataattgtgattttataatatttagatatgaATCCAACTAAATCCAACTTGTGAAAATATATCTTTCAGGTAGTCAAATAGCATATAGTGGAgctctatagccatctagtggttaaagtgattttttttttattttaaaactgcattttccaaaaaatgggtataaatgttacattaaatcatttaaaaggaTCCATGTTATCCCCATGAATGAAAGTTAAAAAATCAGGGTCTTTTATAAAGTGAATTTTACATCAAAT
Encoded proteins:
- the LOC132142584 gene encoding N-alpha-acetyltransferase 15, NatA auxiliary subunit, translated to MPTVTLPPKENALFKRILRCYEHKQYRNGLKFCKQILSNPKFSEHGETLAMKGLTLNCLGKKEEAYELVRRGLRNDLKSHVCWHVYGLLQRSDKKYDEAIKCYRNALKWDKDNLQILRDLSLLQIQMRDLEGYRETRYQLLQLRPAQRASWIGYAIAYHLLEDYEMAAKIIEEFRKTQQTSPDKVDYEYSELLLYQNQVLREAGLFREALEHLTTYEKQICDKLAVEETKGELLLSLERFEEAADVYRRLQERNPENWSYYHGLEKALKPASTEEKLKIYEEAWEKYPKGLVPRRLPLSFLSGGRFRECLDRYLRMNFSKGCPPVFTTLRSLYQDKEKVSIIEELVVGFETSLRSCRMFSPDDDGKEEPPTTLLWVQYFLAQHYDQIFQHTMALEYINAAIESTPTLIELFLIKAKIYKHAGNIREAARWMDEAQALDTADRFINSKCAKYLLKAGLIKEAEEMCAKFTREGASAVENLNEMQCMWFQTECALAYKSMKKYGEALKKCHEIERHFVEITDDQFDFHTYCMRKMTLRSYVDLLKLEDVLRMHPFYFRASQTAIQIYLNLHDNPLTDDSKELQADTGNLTDKELKKLRNKQRRAQKKAQLEEEKKNAEKEKQLKNQKKKKEDDDEEIGGPKEELVPEKLARVENPLDEAVKFLTPLKNLVKNKIDTHLLAFEIYFRKEKYLLMLQSVKRAYAIDPDHPWLHQCLVRFFKGVSESKELAESVSMVLKQEISRLFGESNARNFNQAFLTKHFNSIPHRVAAAKMMFYLDPSTQKKAVELAVALDESLDNRHIQICTEVLESLRDGSLGEAKETAELYRAECQKIYPYTLAFMPPGYEENMKIAVNGDVSTETEELANDM